A window of Populus trichocarpa isolate Nisqually-1 chromosome 17, P.trichocarpa_v4.1, whole genome shotgun sequence genomic DNA:
TTTTATGCACCAGTTATCCGGGGTAAGGCTTTTGTAAGGTAGATTGTTGGGTCACTACAAGGGTTACTTGTACATATATGATATAAGGTGTTATATTATGCCAATGATTAGACCTTTTCTAATGCTTTGAAGTTTCTTTTTCGGGATGCCTATTTTATTATAAAGATTTGTATTTTTGATCTTCAGAATTCATACAAGTTACTGCATTATTAATAGTAGTCTCAGCAATCATACCTGCCATCAGTTCATTGAGCTGCTAAGTAGTACTGTAAAGAcatcttatatatgttgttaTAGAATGGGCTTTTGGTCCAACAGGATATTAAATTCTCTGACCCAAGCACTACGATCATCATCGGGTGTGGATCTAGCACAGACAAGCATCACAGTGCAAATTGATGTTGGCAAACAAGAAAATGGTACAACTGCCGTGGCACCAAGTTCAAAGGTTTATTTCTGTGATCCTAAACTAATTATTGCAATCCCTATATGATTCCATGATTGTtgaacaaagctagcaaatttGCTAATGATTTCCGAACAAAGGTTTGCTATGGAAcctctccctcttttttttaaaaaaaaaagaaaaagaaaaaaagaaaaggcactgGCTATTTGATCCTAAACTGAAGTATTTGAAGCCCTCTGATGCTATGATTTTTTAACAGAAGCCCTCTACGATGTGGTCATTATTTTAACAGACTTTGATGATACTAGGATTTTTGAGCAAGTATTGCCAGACTTTTGCATTATTGTgtcccttgttttttcttttagtagTTTGGCCATCTGTCTTCATctggttctctctctctctctctcatgatCTTTTTTTACCTTATCCATTGTTTTCTCAGGATCAGGTAAATCAGTATCTAAGTAATCAACTGATCATACAAGATGGAGTTGGGAGCAGTGTAGAAGACTTGAATCAAGCTCACAAGAGACAGAGAAGATAAAAATGCTAGCGTATCATTCAGCTCTTGATGTGCCTACCTGCTTGATTATGTCATTTGATCCCTATATCGGAAAATGTGGAGTTCACTTTTGTCTTTCCATGATCCACAGCCAGGTCCAGATCAGCTGTACATGTATATATACACTCTTTGGTTTGTTTCCTAGTGGTGTGGAGTAACCTGGAAGAAAGATGACAGTaacttttttgtcttctttattAGTATTCTCATTTCAGATAGAGGTTTCCATTCATAGAATGAGAAGCTGCTTGTTATGTTGCTGTGGTTTTACTATGCACGCAagctttttccttgtttttattttcctttttggttcctgtttatctttatcttcatccttagtttttccttttcctttctctcccTGTGCTTACCTTTTCGCTCTCTTGGTTTTATGATTTATACTCGGAAAATGATCCGGTATATGCATACCTGTTCTTTTATCTTTCTTCTATTGTATTTGGCATTGATATTGTTGAGGGCATGTCGTTTGTTGCATGCTATGAACTTCCATTTAGAACAACTGGTATATGCTATAAACGCATCATAAAAGGGATTTGAGTAGCTTGAGCTTAGAGGGAGAGGAAAAATTGAACTCCAGATTTGGACCTGGACCTCCTCTCCACTTGAGCAGGTGATTGCTTGACTTCATCCCTCCTGCTCTTGCATGAATACCACTGAGAGATAAGCTCACTGGTCGTGATcttattctctattttttattgacatgTTATCCAAAATTAAGGAATTTGTGATGTGATGGTGCGCAGATGGTCTGATCaattttcttcatatttataATAGATGAACGTGAAATGGAGGAGACATCCCTGGCGGTGAAAGGCTTACAGAGGCCAGCAAGCTGTTTATAAACATGGCTTCTTGACTCTCGTTTTGAATGAATCGTCGAAATCAACCAAATCGGGTAACGGCAAAACAAGTCGATCTCAGAATTGTCTTTCCGTTTCTGTCCTATAAATGCTTGAAATCATCTTTAGACAACTCAACGGATCACACACTTCTACCCTAAAATGTGAAAGTAGGATGGCTTTCAAGCCAGCTTGTGttcaaaattttcagaaaaatcaaaGCTTTTTCGGATGATCAAACCAATAAACGGGATCACAACATGTCAACTGAATTATAGTTCATCAGTTATCCAAACCTTAACTTGATACATGCATAATTCAACCTGCTCTTTACACACGCATAGTTTTCTATAATAGAAAGAGTTACAGACTCAAGACTCTATAAATCAAGGTGGAGCACCTCCCTCCATCATTCAATCTTTTCTAAAAAGGCATTGAGATTGTTATATGAAGAACCCCCCTCCATCACAGCCTCCAAAGTCAATCCTTTCCACTTTTTAGCATTCCTTCTTATTTCCTCTCCTCTCTGACCACCTCCCATCACCATGTCCAAACACCTCGCAATCTCTTCTGCTTCTAAAGTACCATCTTCATTCACTCTTGCTCTAACTCCGGTCCTCCACACCTCTTCCACCATCTTTGCATTTGTTGTCTGGTCAGAGAACTGTGGGAACCCCACAACAGGAACACCTGTTGCTAGGCTCTCCAGTGTTGAGTTCCATCCACAATGCATCATAAAACAGCCTATCGATTCGTGAGTGAGCACCTCCATTTGTGAACACCATGGCACTATCAACCCTACTTCTTCATTCACTTTGTCCCTTATCTTCTCCTCGAACTCTCTATCATTACTACCTGAAGGTCGGATTACCCATAAGAATGGCCTGCAGTTACTAGTTAGACCGAGCAATATCTTTTCCATTTGATTTCTTTGCAACACAGCTAGACTCCCAAAGGAAACATAAACTACTGACCCTTCTGGTTTTGAATTCAACCACTGACTGTATTCTGCAGATTTTTCAAACAAGTCAATTCCACAAGACGAGTCTGTTGAGttgttttcatctaaaaatGCATAGGAAACTAATGGTCCGATTGGGATTGGGTTAAGATTACTGATGAGTCTGATTGCTTCTTCTTCTACGCAATCAGAGGTGTTGAGTAGCACACATGGGTTTGAGTCTTTTTCTAGTGCTTGGATATGGTGTTGAAAGATAGGGATGAGTGTTGATGCATGTGGATCATTGGGCAAAAGGAAGGAAGGCATATCTTTACTAGTGAACAGTGGCAATCCAGGCATTTCAATTGAGCTTGGAGGCCTATTGTCATTACTATCATATACACCATCACGTTCTTCAAAGAAACAGTAACATAGAGCAAAGGCAGTAGTAGACAGAATACAAAGGAAAGCAGATGGGATGGACATGTCACGTGCAATATCAGCAGCCCAAGGGAGGAGAAGGGTGTAGATTAGGTAGCTCACCGGATTACCCTCCTTGGAGAGAGACAGGAGGAGCTCAGTTAAGGTTTGTGAGCCAACACGTTTGAGTTCAGCCATGATGCGGTGTGGATCGTTGGTGGGTTTGATACCATCATCA
This region includes:
- the LOC18107366 gene encoding phloretin 4'-O-glucosyltransferase; protein product: MENKHFLLICMPGQGHINPMFQLGKCLIHAGAGRVTFATTAHGLTQVEAFPSLENLHYASFSDGFDDGIKPTNDPHRIMAELKRVGSQTLTELLLSLSKEGNPVSYLIYTLLLPWAADIARDMSIPSAFLCILSTTAFALCYCFFEERDGVYDSNDNRPPSSIEMPGLPLFTSKDMPSFLLPNDPHASTLIPIFQHHIQALEKDSNPCVLLNTSDCVEEEAIRLISNLNPIPIGPLVSYAFLDENNSTDSSCGIDLFEKSAEYSQWLNSKPEGSVVYVSFGSLAVLQRNQMEKILLGLTSNCRPFLWVIRPSGSNDREFEEKIRDKVNEEVGLIVPWCSQMEVLTHESIGCFMMHCGWNSTLESLATGVPVVGFPQFSDQTTNAKMVEEVWRTGVRARVNEDGTLEAEEIARCLDMVMGGGQRGEEIRRNAKKWKGLTLEAVMEGGSSYNNLNAFLEKIE